A genomic segment from Corylus avellana chromosome ca5, CavTom2PMs-1.0 encodes:
- the LOC132181938 gene encoding uncharacterized protein LOC132181938 produces MEAFNRMINASINRGFINGFYVGARESDQVIVSNLLFADDALIFCGAAPDQIRFIKALLIGFETVSRLKVNRAKFVFIPIGGTGEAGELTGILGCGTSSLPLKYLGLTLGASFKLLAIWKDMLEKIARRLAPWKHSYLSKGARLTLIKSTLSNLPTYFLSLFPIPASVANRIEKIQRNFLWGGLNDEPKFHLVSWHEVCSPIFEGGLGIRSLRLFNQARLGKWL; encoded by the coding sequence ATGGAGGCGTTCAACAGGATGATTAATGCTTCTATTAATAGGGGTTTCATCAATGGTTTTTATGTGGGTGCCAGAGAGTCTGATCAAGTTATTGTTTCTAACCTTCTTTTTGCTGATGATGCGCTGATTTTTTGTGGGGCTGCTCCTGACcaaattagatttattaaagccctTCTTATTGGCTTCGAGACTGTCTCTAGGTTAAAAGTAAATCGGGCCAAATTTGTTTTCATCCCTATCGGAGGTACGGGTGAGGCAGGTGAGTTGACTGGCATTCTGGGATGTGGCACTAgctctttgcctttgaagtatctggGTCTTACGCTGGGGGCTTCGTTCAAGCTTTTGGCTATATGGAAAgacatgttggagaagattgctagaaggttggccccttGGAAACATTCGTACTTGTCCAAGGGGGCTAGGCTCACTCTCATCAAaagcaccttatccaatcttcctACCTACTTTCTGTCTCTTTTTCCTATCCCTGCCTCTGTGGCGAatcgcattgagaagattcaacggaattttttatggggtgggctcAATGACGAGCCTAAGTTCCACTTGGTcagttggcacgaggtttgttctccgatttTTGAGGGTGGTCTAGGGATTCGGAGTTTGCGGCTTTTTAATCAAGCTCgtttggggaaatggttgtaG